In Gemmatimonadaceae bacterium, the genomic window GCAGTGCGCCCGACGGACGGTCGGCCAGCGGATTGGGATCGGCCGACGCCGGCGTGCCGCAGCCGACGGCCAACACCAACGCCGTTGCGAAAACGGACGATCTGACCGCGAGGGCATGGTACGACGTGCATGGAGCAGTGGACACAGGTAACTCCGAATGAGACGAATCACAGGATTGCCGAGGCCAGACGACGAGGTCGGTCGCTCCCTTCCCACCACACGGCCCGTGCACGTGCCACATGGCGCCAGCGCCAGCCCGACAAATCGTCCGGCCCTCTCGCAACCGCTCGTAGCGTGTCTGCGAGCGCCTGACACACTGGCATTTCCAAACACATATGCTGGCTGTACCTTTGTCGATATGCGCCTGCCACTCGTGACACTTCCCGCTCCTGCGCCGGAATCGCCGTCAGAACGATCCGCCCTATTGAACGATCCGTTCCGCCCGCTCTATCTCGCCGGTACGGCATGGGCTGCGGTGGTCGCGGCGGTCTGGGTCTTTGCGCCACACCTCCTCGGCGGGCGGTTGACCGGCGTCGCGTGGCACGCCCACGAAATGCTCTGGGGCTTCGTCGCCACGATTGCCGTCGGCTTCCTTCTCACCGCCGGCACCTCCTGGACGGGGATCCGACCGATGAGTCGGCGTACCCTCGGCGTGCTCTGTGGGCTTTGGCTGGGGGCGCGAACTGGGTTTCTCATCCCCGGGCCGGCGGCCTTCTGGGTGGCCGCACTGGCCGAGGTCCTGCTGTTCCTGCTCGCCGCCGCGGCAATGGGCCGTGCGGTTTTCATTTCCCGCAACGCGCGCAATTACGGCGTCCCGTTTCTCATCGCAGCACTCGGAGCCACGGACCTCGCGTTTCTCGGGGCCGTATGGAGCGGCCGCGACTACGCCGAGTTGATGTTCCGTCTGCATGTTGGCCTGCAGTGCATGGCGCTCATCGCGTTGCTGATCTCTCGACGCGTGATTCCATTTTTCGCGATGCGCGCAAGACCGGGTCTCGTCATTCCTCCGCATGTGCGCACG contains:
- a CDS encoding NnrS family protein, coding for MRLPLVTLPAPAPESPSERSALLNDPFRPLYLAGTAWAAVVAAVWVFAPHLLGGRLTGVAWHAHEMLWGFVATIAVGFLLTAGTSWTGIRPMSRRTLGVLCGLWLGARTGFLIPGPAAFWVAALAEVLLFLLAAAAMGRAVFISRNARNYGVPFLIAALGATDLAFLGAVWSGRDYAELMFRLHVGLQCMALIALLISRRVIPFFAMRARPGLVIPPHVRTGMLQVAAAVISIIAFMTAFRTLHVVALGVAGAIALWQVVAWQPNSVRAHPLLWILYLGYAGLGVGLLARAAQVAGVPMPRVLPVHLIAMGGFSVLIIGMVTRTALGHLGRRMSLDGSMRWSYWLIVVATALRLGALWQAAWAVHLLHLSAAAWIVAFLMYLWRFAPWMFRHTPTA